In one window of Ruminococcus albus AD2013 DNA:
- a CDS encoding helix-turn-helix domain-containing protein — protein MSSFAENLRAAMAERSLTQAELSKRTGISKSFISQYLSGKFKPREDKLSALAQALGTTKGALLGYESSNNSNSGSSDDVHKVPVYSADDPKNPWGEEYADTEHGSYRFYICRDDKNRPFVMFGDYLLVSIDEIGAAGLYAVVKEGIGDRVYFREFSDPRKEAADLDLRIIGRVCEIRRKMT, from the coding sequence ATGAGTTCATTTGCTGAAAATCTCCGTGCCGCCATGGCAGAACGTTCCCTTACACAGGCAGAACTCAGCAAGCGCACAGGTATATCAAAATCCTTTATAAGCCAGTATCTTTCGGGTAAATTCAAGCCCCGTGAGGATAAGCTATCAGCCCTCGCACAGGCACTGGGCACAACTAAGGGTGCTCTTCTCGGGTATGAAAGTTCAAATAATTCAAACAGCGGAAGTTCCGACGATGTACACAAAGTTCCCGTGTACAGCGCCGATGACCCCAAGAATCCATGGGGCGAGGAATACGCCGATACCGAACACGGCAGCTACCGCTTTTATATATGCCGCGATGACAAGAATCGTCCTTTCGTGATGTTCGGGGATTATCTCCTTGTAAGCATCGATGAGATAGGCGCGGCAGGACTTTACGCCGTAGTGAAAGAGGGCATCGGTGACCGCGTGTATTTCCGCGAATTCTCCGACCCCAGAAAAGAAGCCGCAGACCTCGATCTGCGCATCATCGGCAGGGTTTGCGAGATACGCAGAAAAATGACCTGA
- a CDS encoding polysaccharide pyruvyl transferase family protein: MEQGLKILLVCITNKNYGDTIIADCTEYLLHKVLGRADKTAKILRYSIMSCDLHQIRYVDAVVFAGGGLIKYEHEDFCERISEIVEEAEKCGVPVFLNAMGVEGYDENNERCQRLKRALNSETVKAVTIRDDYELFKNEYAVRKGLRVKPVFDTAVWADKVYREVPEKSDVIGLNVARGDIFADYGAADIDEEYMLAFWKDLTDKLTERGLKWKIFTNGFDSDEKFAVKLCKMLDCEKLPQVGSSRQLVKYLCGFKAVVAVRMHACITSCALGLPCVGLVWNDKLRMWGEKIGTPERYIEPEELNADKVMIMLDRAMFEGGKSAGAVSKLWAPYELKRFLRKECRPRGVKNEDRLSDKIMEVGLGGVQHKYKALNNLCEMRRRLENGCTVFEADVRLTSDLKAVCVNSWSEKNLKMLGIEYNENSRLGIPSKDFLTAKYDGKYKTCSFEEVAKEFAVRGNARLMIDIGIPPKEQHEDLLKETAKILKATGLGKKRTMIRFQREKDIKFWKTLECDCTIVYFLKDSTDPAEREDYRNKAFAVCKKYGIDTISMVAQTYTEETAELLKEKKLKPVILSCDKVGDAVEMIERGAYLVGSNFYSARYIKDLTT, encoded by the coding sequence ATGGAACAGGGACTTAAAATACTGCTTGTATGTATTACAAATAAAAACTATGGAGATACTATTATTGCCGATTGTACCGAGTATCTTCTGCACAAGGTTCTGGGCAGGGCTGACAAGACCGCAAAAATTCTGAGATACAGTATTATGAGCTGCGACCTGCATCAGATAAGGTATGTTGATGCTGTGGTTTTCGCAGGGGGCGGACTTATCAAATATGAGCACGAGGATTTCTGCGAGCGTATATCTGAGATAGTGGAAGAAGCTGAAAAATGCGGCGTTCCTGTGTTCCTGAATGCTATGGGTGTTGAGGGCTATGATGAGAACAACGAGCGTTGTCAGCGGCTGAAACGGGCTCTGAATTCGGAAACTGTCAAGGCTGTGACCATAAGGGACGATTACGAATTGTTCAAAAACGAGTATGCTGTCCGAAAGGGGCTGAGGGTAAAGCCTGTGTTCGATACCGCGGTATGGGCGGATAAGGTGTACCGTGAAGTGCCTGAGAAAAGCGATGTCATCGGGCTGAATGTTGCCCGCGGAGATATATTCGCGGATTACGGCGCGGCGGATATCGACGAGGAGTATATGCTGGCGTTCTGGAAAGACCTTACGGACAAGCTGACAGAACGCGGTTTGAAATGGAAGATATTCACCAACGGTTTTGACAGCGATGAGAAGTTCGCGGTGAAGCTTTGCAAGATGCTGGACTGTGAGAAACTGCCTCAGGTTGGGTCTTCAAGACAGCTGGTGAAGTATCTGTGCGGATTCAAGGCTGTGGTGGCGGTGAGGATGCACGCCTGCATAACTTCATGTGCGCTGGGACTGCCCTGCGTGGGTCTTGTATGGAACGACAAGCTTAGAATGTGGGGCGAGAAGATAGGTACTCCCGAAAGATATATCGAGCCTGAAGAACTCAATGCGGATAAAGTTATGATCATGCTGGACAGAGCGATGTTCGAGGGCGGAAAATCGGCAGGGGCTGTAAGCAAGCTATGGGCGCCGTATGAGCTGAAAAGATTTTTAAGGAAAGAATGCAGACCGCGCGGAGTAAAGAATGAGGACAGACTGTCAGACAAGATAATGGAAGTCGGGCTGGGGGGCGTACAGCACAAGTACAAGGCACTGAATAACCTTTGCGAGATGAGACGAAGGCTGGAAAACGGATGCACAGTATTCGAGGCTGATGTGCGGCTGACCTCAGACCTGAAAGCGGTATGTGTGAACAGCTGGTCGGAGAAAAACCTGAAAATGCTGGGCATTGAGTACAATGAGAACAGCCGTCTGGGTATACCGTCGAAGGATTTTCTGACGGCTAAGTATGACGGAAAGTACAAGACCTGTAGTTTTGAAGAGGTGGCAAAGGAATTTGCTGTAAGGGGAAATGCGCGGCTGATGATAGACATCGGCATACCACCTAAGGAACAGCACGAAGATCTGCTGAAAGAAACGGCGAAGATACTGAAAGCTACGGGGCTCGGCAAAAAGCGGACGATGATACGCTTTCAGCGGGAGAAGGATATAAAGTTCTGGAAAACGCTGGAATGTGACTGCACGATAGTATACTTCCTGAAAGATTCCACCGACCCTGCGGAGCGGGAAGATTACCGTAACAAGGCTTTCGCGGTGTGCAAAAAATACGGGATAGATACTATATCCATGGTGGCACAGACCTACACAGAGGAAACGGCGGAGCTTCTTAAAGAAAAGAAGCTGAAACCTGTGATACTCAGCTGTGACAAGGTCGGAGACGCTGTTGAAATGATAGAGCGTGGAGCCTACCTTGTGGGCAGCAATTTCTATTCTGCGAGGTACATAAAAGACCTTACAACGTGA
- a CDS encoding sigma-70 family RNA polymerase sigma factor, protein MTEKELITLLSEDPRRGLEQAVRQYTPYIMKIVRTKLDGICTKEDLEETVSDVFMMFYRYVTENKNEIGSVKALLAVMSRRRCADVYEKALKHRDDIPIDELAEFPAEEQRNDDREYLNEAMHRLGQPDEEIFIRKYFFGQDSRSIAKEMGMRHNTIDKRISRGLKKLKKILEEGQ, encoded by the coding sequence ATGACCGAAAAAGAATTGATAACCTTGCTGTCTGAAGACCCGAGGCGAGGGCTTGAACAGGCAGTGCGGCAATATACTCCTTATATAATGAAGATAGTTCGGACTAAACTGGACGGGATATGCACTAAGGAAGATCTTGAAGAAACTGTCAGTGATGTATTCATGATGTTTTACAGATATGTCACGGAGAATAAAAACGAGATCGGATCTGTGAAAGCATTGCTTGCAGTGATGTCAAGACGCAGATGTGCGGATGTATATGAAAAAGCGCTGAAGCACAGGGACGATATCCCTATAGATGAACTGGCAGAGTTTCCTGCTGAGGAACAGCGGAATGATGACCGTGAATATCTGAACGAAGCAATGCACAGGCTGGGGCAGCCCGATGAGGAGATATTTATACGCAAATACTTTTTCGGACAGGACAGCCGCTCGATAGCAAAAGAAATGGGCATGAGACATAATACTATAGACAAGCGGATCTCACGAGGATTAAAAAAGCTTAAAAAGATACTGGAGGAGGGTCAATGA
- a CDS encoding valine--tRNA ligase, with amino-acid sequence MKELSKTYDPREVESRTYKAWEEAGCFRGVADPKKKPYSIAMPPPNVTGQLHMGHAVDNTMQDILTRFKRMQGYAALWIPGTDHAAIATEAKIVEAMRQEGITKADLGRDKFMERAWAWKEKFGGRIVEQLRTLGTSCDWEREHFTMDDQCSKAVLEVFVKLYEEGLIYRGNRMVNWCPKCQTSISDAEVEYDNKDGNFWHILYKVKETGEFLEIATTRPETMLGDTAVAINEEDPRYKHLHGCHVILPLLDKEIPIVCDEHADMEKGTGVVKITPAHDPNDFEVGQRHSLPSVRCFTYDGHMTGAEDKAAYEELKASGLMAEGEPEVLDCGKYAGMTTVEARKVIVADLEALGLLKEVEPLKHDVGTCYRCHSTIEPMISKQWFVKMKPLAEPAIKAVEDGKIKFVPERFTKTYLNWMNNTRDWCISRQLWWGHRIPAWYCADCGEINVAKEAPCKCKKCGSTNLTQDEDSLDTWFSSALWPFSILGWPDKQSDDFNYFYPTSTLVTGYDIIGFWVSRMIFSGLAYTGKAPFDTVLIHGIVRDSQGRKMSKSLGNGIDPLEVIDQYGADALRFMLVQGSSPGNDMRYSEEKIVAMRNFTNKIWNASRFLLMNMTIDKIELPKELTLEDKWILSSLNKVTKEVTYNLEHFEMGVAAQKVYDFIWNSFCDWYIELAKNRFNGEDAQAKKNVENVLAYVLTDILKMLHPFMPFITEEIYQALPHDEGYLMMQSWPEYKAELDFPADEARMEKIMEAVRAVRECRSGHNVPNSRKAHITIVTANTADYAEAADFLKRLASASEVTVTADEPADASGMVTVATADAKLLLPLRELVDIEAEKARITKELEKANKELDFVNSKLNNEKFMSKAPEKVVNEIREKEVKAKALVANLTEMLNNL; translated from the coding sequence ATGAAAGAATTATCAAAGACCTACGACCCTCGCGAAGTTGAGAGCCGTACATATAAGGCATGGGAGGAAGCAGGCTGCTTCCGCGGCGTTGCCGACCCCAAGAAAAAGCCCTATTCCATAGCTATGCCGCCCCCGAACGTAACAGGTCAGCTGCATATGGGTCACGCTGTTGACAACACCATGCAGGATATACTCACCCGTTTCAAGAGAATGCAGGGCTATGCAGCACTGTGGATACCCGGCACCGACCACGCAGCTATCGCCACCGAAGCCAAGATAGTTGAGGCTATGCGTCAGGAGGGTATCACAAAGGCTGACCTCGGACGTGACAAGTTCATGGAGAGAGCATGGGCATGGAAAGAGAAGTTCGGCGGACGTATCGTTGAACAGCTGAGAACTCTTGGTACTTCCTGCGACTGGGAGAGAGAGCATTTCACTATGGACGACCAGTGCTCAAAGGCTGTACTGGAAGTATTTGTAAAGCTCTACGAAGAGGGTCTTATCTACCGCGGAAACCGCATGGTAAACTGGTGCCCCAAATGTCAGACATCCATCTCCGATGCGGAAGTTGAGTACGACAACAAGGACGGCAATTTCTGGCATATACTCTATAAGGTAAAAGAGACAGGCGAGTTCCTTGAGATAGCTACCACCCGTCCCGAAACTATGCTGGGCGATACCGCAGTTGCCATCAACGAGGAAGACCCCAGATACAAGCACCTCCACGGCTGCCACGTCATACTCCCCCTGCTTGACAAGGAGATACCCATAGTATGCGACGAACACGCCGATATGGAAAAGGGTACAGGCGTAGTTAAGATAACTCCCGCCCATGACCCCAACGACTTTGAAGTTGGTCAGAGACATTCTCTGCCCAGCGTAAGATGCTTCACCTATGACGGCCATATGACAGGCGCTGAGGATAAGGCAGCTTACGAAGAACTGAAAGCCAGCGGTCTGATGGCTGAGGGTGAGCCCGAAGTTCTCGACTGCGGCAAGTACGCAGGCATGACCACAGTTGAAGCAAGAAAGGTCATCGTTGCCGACCTCGAAGCTCTTGGTCTGCTGAAAGAAGTTGAACCTCTGAAGCACGATGTAGGCACCTGCTACCGCTGCCACTCCACCATCGAGCCTATGATATCCAAGCAGTGGTTCGTTAAAATGAAGCCTCTGGCTGAACCTGCAATAAAAGCAGTTGAAGATGGCAAGATCAAGTTTGTTCCCGAAAGATTCACCAAGACCTATCTCAACTGGATGAATAATACAAGAGACTGGTGTATTTCCCGTCAGCTGTGGTGGGGTCATCGTATCCCCGCATGGTACTGCGCTGACTGCGGCGAGATAAACGTAGCCAAGGAAGCTCCCTGCAAGTGTAAAAAGTGCGGCAGCACCAACCTCACTCAGGACGAGGACTCACTGGATACATGGTTCTCATCTGCACTGTGGCCTTTCAGCATACTTGGCTGGCCCGATAAGCAGAGTGACGATTTCAACTACTTCTACCCCACAAGCACACTGGTAACAGGCTATGATATCATCGGCTTCTGGGTAAGCAGAATGATATTCTCCGGTCTTGCATATACAGGCAAGGCACCCTTTGATACCGTACTTATCCACGGTATAGTAAGAGATTCCCAGGGCAGAAAGATGTCCAAGTCTCTGGGCAACGGCATCGACCCTCTGGAGGTAATCGACCAGTACGGCGCTGACGCTCTGAGATTCATGCTGGTACAGGGATCTTCTCCCGGAAACGATATGCGTTACAGCGAAGAAAAGATCGTTGCCATGAGAAACTTCACCAACAAGATATGGAACGCTTCCAGATTCCTGCTGATGAACATGACCATCGACAAGATCGAGCTTCCCAAGGAACTGACCCTTGAAGATAAGTGGATACTCTCCAGCCTGAACAAGGTGACAAAGGAAGTTACCTACAACCTCGAACACTTCGAGATGGGCGTAGCCGCACAGAAGGTATATGACTTCATCTGGAACAGCTTCTGCGACTGGTATATCGAGCTGGCAAAGAACCGTTTCAACGGCGAGGACGCACAGGCTAAGAAGAATGTAGAGAACGTTCTTGCTTATGTACTGACAGATATACTGAAAATGCTCCACCCCTTCATGCCTTTCATTACCGAGGAAATATATCAGGCACTCCCACACGATGAGGGCTACCTGATGATGCAGAGCTGGCCCGAGTACAAGGCTGAGCTTGACTTCCCTGCTGACGAGGCAAGAATGGAAAAGATCATGGAAGCAGTACGCGCTGTCCGTGAGTGCCGTTCGGGTCATAACGTTCCCAATTCCAGAAAGGCGCACATCACCATAGTTACAGCAAATACCGCTGACTATGCCGAAGCTGCTGACTTCCTGAAGAGACTTGCAAGCGCTTCCGAGGTAACAGTTACCGCTGATGAACCTGCTGATGCAAGCGGCATGGTAACAGTTGCTACCGCTGATGCAAAACTGCTCCTGCCTCTCAGAGAGCTTGTTGATATCGAAGCTGAAAAGGCACGTATCACCAAGGAGCTTGAAAAGGCAAACAAGGAACTGGACTTTGTAAACAGCAAGCTGAACAACGAAAAGTTCATGTCCAAGGCACCCGAAAAGGTAGTTAACGAGATACGTGAGAAAGAGGTCAAGGCTAAGGCACTTGTAGCTAATCTCACCGAGATGCTCAATAACCTCTGA
- the ileS gene encoding isoleucine--tRNA ligase, translating to MNNLKYEELAGKPNIPEIQEDVLKFWKDESVFEKSVNKEAPEVVFYDGPPFPTGKPHHGTILVSFIKDMIARYWTMKGYKVPRVWGWDCHGLPIENQVEKDLGIDDKNYIENTLGIDKFNDKCFELVSGNNEAWKEYVEQMARWVDYDGAYKTMNPTFMESVMWAFKQCYDKGLIYRDYRVTPYCTHCETSLSISDTRESDSTRPRQDRWIITKFKTEEVIDGKPVFFLAWTTTPWTLPSNLCLAVGKDLEYAFCDVGDEIFIACTAVLPRYDKIFGKEPKIVKTAKGEELVGRTYEPLFPYFADLKDKAFRVVTADYVGADEGVGIVHTAPAFGEDDYWTCKNNGIPLVNPVDAKGRFTEEVTDFYEKDGEKNVIEMNPTVIRFLYEQGKAVADGTIEHNYPHCWRCKRPLIYKAMDAWYFDVTKIKDKLIAQNENINWVPETVKHGRFGKWLENARDWNISRNRYWSTPIPIWECDKCGKRVVLGSIDEIEEKSGVRLTNLHRQYMDKIKFKCDCPDCDGTMVRVPEVLDCWFESGSVPFAQKHYPFENKEWFDSHFPSDFIVEYTGQIRCWFYYLHVLSVALFDKPCFSNCVVHGTILAKDGKKLSKSSRNYTDPMELMKKFGTDAFRLYLYQTNAMLIGDLQFDDNGISDALQQIIFPLWNACNFYISYANIDDFKPESLTPPTSDNQLDRWMLAKLWEASEAISKNMDAYFVNKYVENLIELVDGLTNWFIRRSRRRFWEKGLSEDKKNAYETLYYVLVNMCKLFAPAAPIIAEKLYKTLTGGYSVHLESWADIPENFRDDKLLDEVKLVRSVIYLARSIRSKNNVKNRQPLSELCVALSDSEGNAVVESFKDIIAEELNVKEVKILESAESVAEIKYAPNFNEIRNRYPDRIPDIIKAVKSGKFKLGEKAVLNINGTDEEFDAEVILVTYQAKAGQHVASDKGIVVSLDLTITDELRDEGFARDIVRSIQDARRKLGCAITDRISMKLTGDVPASWVDYICGETLSDNRDFADADTSYEVEYEDGRKVTVALKK from the coding sequence TCGAGAACCAGGTCGAGAAGGATCTGGGTATCGATGACAAGAACTACATCGAGAATACTTTGGGTATAGACAAGTTCAACGACAAGTGCTTTGAGCTGGTAAGCGGCAATAACGAAGCATGGAAAGAATACGTTGAACAAATGGCGCGCTGGGTAGATTACGACGGCGCATACAAGACCATGAACCCCACATTTATGGAATCCGTAATGTGGGCATTCAAGCAGTGCTACGATAAGGGACTCATCTACCGTGATTACAGAGTTACCCCCTACTGCACACACTGCGAGACCTCTCTTTCTATCTCCGATACAAGAGAGTCCGACTCCACAAGACCCCGTCAGGACAGATGGATAATCACAAAGTTCAAGACCGAGGAAGTTATCGACGGCAAGCCCGTATTCTTCCTGGCATGGACAACTACTCCCTGGACACTGCCTTCAAACCTGTGTCTGGCAGTAGGCAAGGATCTTGAATATGCTTTCTGTGACGTAGGCGACGAGATATTCATCGCTTGTACCGCAGTTCTTCCCAGATATGACAAGATCTTCGGCAAGGAACCCAAGATAGTAAAGACCGCAAAGGGCGAGGAACTGGTAGGCAGAACTTATGAGCCCCTCTTCCCCTATTTTGCAGATCTTAAAGATAAGGCATTCAGAGTCGTTACAGCTGATTATGTCGGTGCTGACGAAGGTGTTGGTATCGTACATACCGCTCCCGCTTTCGGTGAGGACGACTACTGGACCTGCAAGAACAACGGAATCCCGCTGGTGAACCCCGTTGACGCTAAGGGCAGATTCACCGAGGAAGTAACCGACTTCTATGAGAAGGACGGCGAGAAGAACGTTATCGAGATGAACCCCACAGTTATCCGCTTCCTTTACGAGCAGGGTAAGGCTGTTGCTGACGGTACCATCGAGCATAACTATCCTCACTGCTGGAGATGTAAGAGACCTCTGATATACAAGGCTATGGACGCTTGGTACTTCGATGTTACCAAGATCAAGGACAAGCTGATCGCCCAGAACGAGAATATCAACTGGGTACCCGAGACCGTTAAGCACGGCAGATTCGGCAAGTGGCTCGAAAATGCCCGTGACTGGAACATCTCCAGAAACAGATACTGGTCTACTCCTATCCCGATATGGGAGTGCGACAAGTGCGGCAAGAGAGTCGTACTCGGTTCTATCGACGAGATCGAAGAAAAGAGCGGCGTAAGACTCACAAATCTGCACAGACAGTATATGGATAAGATCAAATTCAAGTGCGACTGCCCCGATTGCGACGGCACTATGGTAAGAGTACCCGAAGTTCTCGACTGCTGGTTCGAGAGCGGCTCTGTTCCTTTCGCACAGAAGCACTATCCTTTCGAGAACAAGGAATGGTTCGACAGCCACTTCCCCTCTGACTTCATCGTTGAGTATACAGGTCAGATCAGATGCTGGTTCTACTACCTGCACGTTCTCTCAGTTGCGCTGTTCGATAAGCCCTGCTTCTCAAACTGCGTAGTACACGGTACTATACTGGCTAAGGACGGCAAGAAGCTTTCCAAGTCCTCCAGAAACTACACCGACCCCATGGAACTGATGAAGAAGTTCGGTACCGACGCATTCAGACTGTACCTCTATCAGACAAACGCTATGCTGATAGGCGATCTCCAGTTTGATGACAACGGTATATCCGATGCACTTCAGCAGATTATATTCCCCCTGTGGAATGCCTGCAACTTCTACATCAGCTATGCTAATATAGACGATTTCAAGCCCGAGAGCCTGACACCCCCGACTTCCGACAACCAGCTCGACCGCTGGATGCTGGCTAAGCTGTGGGAGGCAAGCGAGGCTATCAGCAAGAATATGGACGCATACTTCGTAAACAAGTATGTCGAGAACCTTATCGAACTGGTAGACGGTCTGACCAACTGGTTCATCAGACGTTCCAGAAGACGTTTCTGGGAGAAGGGTCTGAGCGAGGACAAGAAGAATGCTTACGAGACACTGTACTATGTACTGGTGAATATGTGCAAGCTCTTCGCACCTGCTGCTCCTATCATCGCTGAAAAGCTGTATAAAACACTTACAGGCGGCTATTCCGTTCACCTTGAAAGCTGGGCTGATATCCCCGAGAACTTCCGTGATGACAAGCTGCTTGATGAAGTAAAGCTTGTAAGAAGCGTCATCTATCTGGCAAGATCTATCAGAAGCAAGAACAACGTTAAGAACCGTCAGCCCCTGAGCGAACTGTGTGTTGCACTCAGCGACAGCGAGGGCAATGCAGTTGTCGAGAGCTTCAAGGATATCATCGCAGAAGAACTGAACGTTAAGGAAGTCAAGATACTCGAAAGCGCCGAGAGCGTTGCAGAGATCAAGTATGCTCCTAACTTCAACGAGATCAGAAACAGATATCCCGATAGGATACCAGATATCATCAAGGCTGTCAAGAGCGGCAAGTTCAAGCTTGGCGAAAAGGCAGTGCTGAACATAAACGGTACCGATGAAGAGTTCGATGCTGAGGTTATACTGGTAACATATCAGGCTAAGGCAGGTCAGCACGTTGCTTCCGATAAGGGCATCGTTGTTTCCCTCGACCTCACCATCACCGATGAACTCCGCGACGAAGGCTTTGCAAGAGATATCGTAAGAAGCATTCAGGACGCACGCCGTAAGCTGGGCTGCGCTATCACCGACAGGATATCCATGAAGCTGACAGGCGATGTTCCTGCATCATGGGTAGATTACATCTGCGGCGAAACACTTTCCGACAACAGAGATTTTGCTGATGCTGATACTTCCTATGAGGTAGAGTATGAGGACGGCAGAAAGGTAACTGTTGCACTTAAAAAGTAA
- a CDS encoding WG repeat-containing protein, whose product MNKILRSTIAAAVSAFIFAGCSVPGITSNNNNGDNMTDSYNYSPTETGDAEQVYSWLIQPSIQADNIISFDASTIDPDNADNRSYINYSVIRQNGKYGLIDYAGNYIIKPAYEDYYVCSCGEIVLLNIIDERNEEYEYCTIDKDRKISSTPQHTNDDSPQYFLDIKSQKVFEGKHGSKSVTEYTGKKTVPVTEANVEMDDYGNLEVSVPDGALCGLAKSGKLLTDMVYTAFYAPSYKGVGSTLVAFRNEDDKWGYLDTDGNVVIDFICDGDPNAYNGMTTDDPAIVHPYLFCDDYVPIYKDGYYSYYDFEGNQVVRAGEFAQARPINNGRAWVKQNDFWGVIQMGDIIEEEKPKDDSSSMATTTSGSTYWTATTSDTTESQPEYTDWANVVTDEYGNVVTTPSEWTDPNNTEPVLTDPVDPGYTDPVTPDPGYTDPVTPDPGYVDPAPIDPGYTDPAPADPAY is encoded by the coding sequence ATGAATAAAATATTGCGCAGCACCATAGCTGCGGCAGTTTCTGCGTTTATTTTCGCAGGCTGTTCAGTACCCGGCATCACCTCAAATAACAACAACGGCGATAATATGACCGATTCCTACAACTACAGCCCTACCGAAACAGGCGATGCAGAACAGGTGTACAGCTGGCTGATACAGCCCTCTATCCAGGCAGATAATATCATCTCATTCGATGCCAGCACGATAGACCCCGATAATGCCGATAACAGATCATATATCAACTATTCCGTCATAAGGCAGAACGGCAAGTACGGTCTTATCGACTACGCAGGCAACTATATAATCAAGCCCGCATACGAAGATTACTATGTATGCAGCTGCGGCGAGATAGTTCTTTTGAATATCATCGATGAACGCAACGAGGAATATGAGTACTGCACCATAGATAAGGATAGGAAGATATCCTCAACACCTCAGCACACCAATGACGATTCTCCCCAGTATTTTCTGGATATAAAATCCCAGAAAGTATTCGAGGGCAAGCACGGCAGCAAAAGCGTGACCGAGTATACAGGCAAAAAGACAGTTCCCGTAACCGAAGCGAATGTTGAGATGGACGACTACGGCAATTTAGAGGTATCTGTCCCCGACGGCGCACTCTGCGGACTTGCAAAAAGCGGCAAACTGCTGACGGATATGGTGTATACCGCTTTCTATGCACCCTCCTATAAGGGCGTAGGTTCCACACTTGTGGCATTCAGGAACGAGGACGATAAATGGGGCTATCTCGATACTGACGGAAATGTTGTTATCGACTTCATCTGCGACGGCGACCCCAATGCATATAACGGTATGACAACCGATGATCCCGCAATAGTCCACCCCTACCTCTTCTGTGATGACTATGTACCTATATATAAGGACGGCTATTACAGCTACTACGATTTCGAGGGCAATCAGGTAGTACGCGCAGGCGAATTCGCACAGGCCAGACCCATCAACAACGGCAGGGCATGGGTCAAGCAGAACGATTTCTGGGGCGTTATCCAGATGGGCGATATAATCGAAGAAGAAAAGCCCAAGGATGATTCCTCATCTATGGCGACCACCACATCGGGTTCGACCTATTGGACAGCTACCACATCCGATACTACCGAAAGCCAGCCCGAGTATACCGATTGGGCAAATGTAGTAACCGATGAGTACGGAAATGTAGTAACTACACCATCCGAATGGACAGACCCGAATAATACAGAACCTGTATTGACAGATCCTGTTGACCCCGGTTATACCGACCCTGTAACACCCGATCCGGGTTACACAGATCCTGTCACACCTGATCCGGGTTATGTAGATCCTGCGCCGATAGATCCGGGCTATACAGACCCAGCACCCGCCGACCCGGCATATTAA
- a CDS encoding Hpt domain-containing protein, with protein MAEDDMQKLIKCGIDYEDGLEKFMGEELLYCGLLVNFLTENTFDEAKRCMESGDDEGVMRAVHSMKSVTGTLSMYELYTLCYDTVDALRGGDRESALDSFGRAYDVYKRTAECIKRVIVDGGLEYEKIQEDV; from the coding sequence ATGGCAGAAGATGATATGCAGAAGCTTATCAAGTGCGGTATCGACTATGAAGACGGACTGGAAAAATTCATGGGGGAAGAACTGCTGTATTGTGGGCTGCTGGTGAATTTTCTGACAGAGAACACTTTCGATGAGGCTAAGCGGTGCATGGAAAGCGGCGATGATGAGGGTGTCATGCGTGCGGTACATTCGATGAAATCGGTAACCGGAACGCTTTCGATGTATGAATTGTATACCTTGTGTTATGATACAGTAGACGCTTTGCGCGGCGGCGACAGGGAATCTGCGCTGGATAGTTTTGGCAGGGCGTATGATGTCTATAAGCGGACAGCGGAGTGTATCAAGCGGGTCATTGTTGACGGCGGACTGGAGTATGAGAAGATACAGGAAGATGTGTGA